The following nucleotide sequence is from Cytophagia bacterium CHB2.
CGGAAGGAGAGTTGCGTTGCCGGTGGTTGAAAAACCGCAAAACTGGCTGCAGCGCCCTTTTAAACGGGCGCTGCAATTTTTTAGCGGACTTGAGATCAAGTACAAGCTCAGCATCAACATCGCCATCATCGTTGTGATGGTGATCGTTTTTTTTAGTGCGCTGATCTTGCCGATCCAGCATCGCGTGTTGGATAACGCGACCATGGAAACCTGCACCTACTTGTTAAAAAAGTTAAGCCAGAGCATTTACAGCAGCCTGCTGCTCAACAATCCCGCGGAAGTTCAACTCGAAGTCGCGCGCACCCGGCAAATGGGAGTCAAGGGTTTGCAGTATATTCTGATCTTTGACCGCACCGGCGCGATGATTGCGACCTCCGATACCATCAAAACAAAACGCGCGCTCAGCCCGGCAACGCTCGAAGCCCTGTCCCAGCAGGAAACCATTTCATTGCGCGAAGATGAATTTTACTATGAATTTTATTATCCCATCATGGCGCGCATGGATGCCGGCGGCGGGCGCAAGCCGTTGCTGGGCGTTGGTTGTGTGGGCTTTTCGAAGCAAATACTGACCGAGCCGATCGTCAGCACGCAGCGCCGCATTCTGGCAATGGCGGCTCTGGTGATCATCATCTCGGTGTGGGTGATTTATTTTTTCGCGCAGAAAATGGTGGACGAGATTCATGCGCTGTCGCACGCCGCGCGCGAAATCGGCAACGGCAATCTCGACGTCAGCGTGCAGCCGCGCAGCAGCGACGAACTGGGCCAGCTCGCGCGCGAATTCAACAACATGATCGTCCATCTGCGCGAAAAATTGCAGATGCAAAAATTCCTGTCGAAACTTACCGTGCAAATGATTCACCAGCGCGGCGGGCATCGCGTCGAACCTTATGCCGGCGAGCGTCGCGACGTTACGATTCTGTTTTCGGATATCCGCAATTTCTCTGCTATTGCCGAAGATTCCGAACCGGAGCAAATCGTCCGGCTGATCAACATCTATTTTGATTTGCAAACCCGCATTATCGAAGCGAATGGCGGCGTGGTGGACAAGTTTATGGGTGATCAGATCATGGCGGTTTTTCAAGGCCCAGCCATGGTGGAAGAAGCGGTGCGCGCGGCCACGGAAATTCAACGCGCGGTCAAAGAATTGAACCGCCAGCGCCGCGCCGGCGGAGAAATTACGTTCGAGCTGGGCATTGGCATCAATAACGGCCTTGCCGTGATGGGCAACATGGGTTCGAAGAATCGTATGGATTATACGGTGATCGGCGATGTGGTCAATATCGCCAATCGCCTGTGCAATCTCGCGCGCAGCGGCCAAATCATTGCGGAGTATAATATCGCCCGCAGCCTGAACGGCGCTTACGTCGTCAACCGGCTCGACGCCATCGTGGTAAAAGGTCGCAGCAAGCCGGTAGAAATCAGCGAAATCGGCTACGAGATCGATCACACGGCTTGAGCGGCATCACACCTACAACGAAATCTTCCGTTTTGTAGGATAAATGTAGTTCCAGAGGAAACGTCTGTGCTCACGCTTTGTATTCGAGCGATTTTAACGTCGCGGGGAGAATGGTATTGCCATGCGTAATTGTTGCCTTTTCAAAATTAAGACAGCCACGATACTCGCGTTGCTGCTCGTCGTTCAGACGCTGACCGCCCAAACATTGTTCAACCGGGACGGGCGCTCGGCGCGCGCGCTCGGCCTGGGCGGCGCCCATCTTATTGCCTCGCCCGATCCGCTCGCAGCCGCGTGGAATCCGGCGTTGCTCGCAGCTCTGCGCGATGTGCAGTTTGCCCTGAGTATCGATGATGCATTCGATTTGACGCATGCAGGCCTTGCCGGTTTTTGGCCGCAATACGGCGGCGTCGGCGTGAATGTGCTGCAGCTTTTCGACGGCCAGCACGAGCTTGACCGCCTGAGCCTGGGTTGGGGCAAAGCCCTCTCACCGTTTTTGTCGGCAGGCCTGTCCGCGCATTGGAATCGTGCGGATCACGGCGAGAGTACGGAAAGCTTTACCACCGCCTCGTTCGGTTTGATTTTGCATCCGTTTGGCGGCCGCATTGCTGTGTCCGAAGAATTTGCCGATTATGATTTTTTTAATTCGCCGCTCTCGCCTTACCGTTTTGCCTTCTCACTCCAGGCAAGTGACGTGGCTCTCGGCGGCAAGCATCTGCAAACTTACTACAAGAGCAGTATGGCGTTGCGCCTGGGCAATCGGGCGCCCTCGTTGTTTGCTTCACTTGAATGGCGCGACGACGATCCGTTTGCGCGCCTGGGGATGGCCGTGCCGATTGTCCCGCGTTTTGCGCTGTATTCCTCCATCACGGATTTCAACAGCAAGCGCAGCGCGCTTGGCGGAGCATTTTTAAGCGATCGTTATGCTTTCGACTTGGCGTATACCTTTCTCGACAAAAGCGTTCGCGGCGGTTTGAGTTTGCGTCTCGGCGCCAGCCCGCTGGAACGCGCCCGCAATCATTATGAAGCCGGCAACAAAATGGCGGAAATGCAAAACTACCGCGCTGCGCTGCGTGAACTGCGTCATTATCGCGCCTATGAGCCGGAGATGGAAAAGGCGGGGCAACTGTTGCAGGCGCTCGCCATCAAGGTTGCTTCCGAAGACCGGCAGATTCGGTTATTATTGGATGAAGCGCGCGCCTTCGAGTTGCGGCACAGATACTTGAGCGCGGCGCTAAACTATTTGCAAGTCCTAAAAATGGATCGCGGCCACCGCGAGGCGCGCGACCGGTTGGCGGTGCTGCAGCCGCGCCTGGATATTTATCTCAATCAGCTTTATACGCGCGGGGTGCAGGCGTTTGAAGAAGGCAACTTTGAGGTCGCGCACAAGGCCTTTGAAAACATCCTGCTGGTGCGTCCGGATTATCCCAAAGCCGCGTACTATACTGCGCAACTCAAGGAGGTGCGTGCCAAACAAGCCGAGGAGATTTTTCTGCGCGGCCTGGGTTATTACAGCCAGAAAAATTACCCCAAGGCCATCACCGATTTCGAAGAAGCGATCAATCTTGCGCCAAACTACACAGAAGCGCGCGAAAACCTCGAGAAAGCGCGCGCCGGCCTCGCCCAGCAGATCAAACAAAATGACCGGCTGTTTGCACAAGCCCGGCGCTTGCAGCAAAAGCAGCAATACCTCAGCGCCTACAATCTATATCGTCAAATTCTGGATTCCGATGCCACCCATGAGGCCGCCCGTCAAGAGATCAAAACGCTGCAGGGCCGCATCGATGAGTTCATTTCAACCAAGATGCAAGCGGGCGAGCGCGCGTTTCAACGGGGCGATCTCGCGGCAGCGGAGGAACAGTTTCAAGCGATCTTGAAAATGTCTCCCGGCCATCGTGAGGCCAACAACTACCGCCAGCGCATCGCGGAGGCAAAACGCGGCCGCATCGAAAGCCACATGCGCAACGCCATGTCGCTGTTTGACGCCCGGCTTTGGTCGCGCGCCGTGGAAGCCTTCGAGCGCGTGTTGGAAGTCGAGCCTTCGAACAAACTGGCGGCAAGCAAGCGCAATCAGGCGCTGTCGATGATCGATCTCAAGGATTTGTATGAACAGGGCGAGCGCTATTACAACCGCGGGCAGTTTACGCAAGCGATGGAGCTGTTCGATCGCGTGCTCGCGAAAGATCCCAATCATGTGGAAGCGAAACGCTATTTGGACAATTCCCAGCGCCAACTGCACCTCAAGATTGAACAGCATTTCAATCGCGGGTTGACCTATTACGCCAACGAAGATTATGACAATGCCATCAAAGAATGGGAGCGCGTTCTCGCATTTAATCCCGAACATGCGCAGTCGCTCCAATATCGCGAGCAAGCCCGCCAAAAACTCGAAGCGCTCCAAAAGCTGATGACGCAGTAATTGCCTGCTGATCGCGCAGCCATGTTCAACACCCCGGCGCTTCCGCCGCACTCGCTCAAACGCATCCTTCGGCAAAGCAAATGGGGCGACTACGCCGTGGCCGGCGTGTTTGTGGCGCTTGCTTCTGCAAGCATGTGGCTTCCCTCCCTTGGCCCGGCAAATGGACAAGCCCGCCTGGCTCAGGTACTCATCGCCAATATCCGCATTCGCGAAATTGCTTTGCAGCAGCCGCAAATCGTTTCCTTCCAGGGTGCGCGCGGTGAAGTCACGCTGGAGGTTGCGGCGCAACGCATACGTGTCCGGTCGAGCGCGTGTCCCAACCAATTTTGTGTGAAACAGGGTTTCGTATCGCGGCCAGGACAAATGCTGGTATGTGTTCCCAATCGCCTCGTGGTGTTGATTACCGGCGCGCAACAAAACGAACTCGATGCGATCACCTACTGATTCACGCGCGCAAAAAATCACGCGTACCGCGCTGCTCGCCGGTTTCGGCCTGGTGATGTTTCTGTTTGAGTCTGCCCTGCCGCGGCCATTGCCCTGGGCCAAACCGGGCCTGGCGAATATCGCGACGCTTATCGCCTTGTATGCGCTCGGCCCAACAAGCGCATGGGCCGTGACGATCTTGCGTGTGATTCTGGGAAGCTTCATCCTCGGCACGTTTTTCAATCCTGGCTTCTGGCTGTCATTGGCGGGCGGTCTGGCCTCGGTTTTGGTCATGACGCTTGCCCAAAAGCACGGTCGCCGCGCCTTCAGCATTATCGGCGTCAGCTTGCTGGGCGCGCTTGCGCACGTCCTGGCGCAAATCACCCTAGCAGGAATATTGATTGTGCAACGTTTAGAGATTTTGTATCTTCTCCCGCTTATGTTATGGCCGGCTTTGTTTGCGGGATTTATTGTGGGTATTGTCGCGTTGTTGCTATTGGATCATGCGAAGGTGATAACCGGCGACAGCCTTTGAAGGAATTGCGGCAAGGAAGCGGATATTCTTTTTATCTCATTCTCGCCGATTACTTCGGTGGAAAAACTCGCAGCCGTCTTCAGGAGTAAATGCTTTTGCGGCGCGTATGCATAATTTCGACGCGAAACTTCTTGCCCTCCTGCGCGGCGCGTCTCGTGTTGCGATTTTAACCGGAGCCGGCATCTCCGCGGAAAGCGGATTGCCTACCTTTCGCGGGCCGGGCGGCTGGTGGCGGAATTATCGTGCCGAAGATTTGGCTACACCCGAAGCATTTGAGCGCGACCCTCGACTCGTGTGGGAATGGTATCGCCATCGCCGCGCGCAGGTGCAGCAACATCTTCCCAATGCCGGGCATTCTGCCTTGGCGGAAATGCAGCGCCGGGCCGGACACCTGACATTGGTCACCCAATGCGTCGATCGCTATCATCAACAAGCCGGCGCCCGCGGCGTGATCGAACTGCACGGCAATTTGATTGAGAGCCGGTGCTTGCAATGCGGCGCGCAAACCGAGGGCGCAACGGAAATCTGGCGCGACGGTTTGCCCTATTGCGCCTGCGGCGGTTTGCGGCGGCCGGCCGTGGTGTGGTTCGGCGAGAGTTTGCCCGGAGCCGCGCTGCAACAGGCTTTTCGCGCAGCGGAAGAATGTGACATCTTCTTTTCCATCGGCACGTCGGCCCTCGTTTATCCAGCGGCGCATTTGCCGCACCTCGCACGCGACGCCGGCGCCGCGATCGTTGAAATCAACCCGGAAAAAACGCCCTTGACGCCGCAAGCGCATTGGTTTTTGCAAGGCCGGGCCGGGGAGATTTTGCCCGGGTTGGTTCAGGCTTTTTCCTAATGTCGAAAGAGATTCATTCCGTATCGTCATGACAATCCTTAAACCTGTTCTGGCATTTATCATGAAGTTCCCAGTTTTGCTGACCGCCTTCGTTCTCATAATCAGCCTCCAGGGCTGTGCTTACTTTAATACCTACTACAACACCAAAAAGCTTTATAAAGAAGCGTTGGATGAGCGCAAGCGCCGGCCCACCACCGCGCCGGACAAACCCACCTCTGCCGAAATTCAAAAGCTCGACAAAACCATCGAAAAAGGCTCGAAAATTCTGCAGCTCCACCCCAATTCCAAGTATGTCGACGACACCTTGTTGATGTTGGGCGAATGTTTTTTTCAAAAGCAGGAATACCCGCAAGCCTTGCGCAAATTCAACGAGCTGACCTCCATCTTTCCGAAAAGCGATCTGGTGCCCGCGGCGTTGTTGTGGAAAGCGCGAACCTACATCGAGCAGGAGGATTTTACCAACGCCGAAGCGGTATTGAAAGACCTGCAAAATCGCAAAAAAAGCGGGGATATTCTATATCAGGCGCAATACTATCTCGCAGAAATCTACTACCGCCAGGAACAATACGATCCGGCCGCCCGCCTGTTCGAACCTGCGGCAAAAAAGATGTCCGACAAAAAGCTGCGCACGGAAGCTTATCTGCGCTGGGGTGAATGCCGCTTTAAGCTCAAACAGTATCACGAGGCGGCGAAGGCATACTATCAAGCCAGCAAACAAGATGTTGAGATCGACATCAAATTCAACGCCGGCCTGTCGTTCACGCGCGCCCTCAAGGCCGACAGCAGTTATGACAAGGCGTTGATCAAGCTCAACAGCATGCAAAAAGAGTTCAGCAATCATAAAGATCTGTCATGGGTAAGATTCGAGATTGCAGATTGCAAGCTGCGGCAGGGCAAGCGTGAAGAAGCGGAAGATTTGTTTGCCGCGATCAATGCGAACGACAAACGCACGGAAGCCTCCGCGGCGGCGTTTTTTGTGATGGGCGACTTGTATCAACGCACGAAGTATGACTATGCCAAGGCCAAGGAGGCGTTTGACAAAGTCCGTTCCGAGAACAACCGCTCTGCGTATGCCGAAGAAGCGCAACGTCGGGCCAAGGCCATTGACGATTATCAAAAACTGAAAAACGCCATCAGCTTGCTGGAAATGCAGCAAAACTCTCCGGGAGACGAGGCCAAGCTTGCGGCCGCGCTGGAGCAAAAAGGCAAGAGCACGCGCGCCTCGATCCGCCGCCTGCCTTCCAAAAAGCTGGATCTCTCGAACGATCCCGCCAAACTTAGAAATGATTTGGCCGATCAATGGATTAATTTGGCTGAGTTGTATTACTATCAATTCGAACAGCCGGACTCGGCGATTTACATGTATCAAAACGTTATCCGTGATTTCGGCGATACCGAGGCCGCGCCTGCCGCGATGTATGCACTTGCTTTTTTGCGCCCGTCGCAGGACTCGTCCAGCACGGCGGAACGCGATAGTTTATTACAGCTTCTCGCGACCAAGTATAGCAATACCCGGCACGGCCGCGAGGCGCGCAAACGCCTGGGATTCACCGATGCCGGTGAGCCACAAGCCGCCACGGCCTCGGAAAAATTCCGGCGCGCGGAAGATTTGTTGTTGACGAATGAAAATCCGCAAGAGGCGATTCGCTTGCTTCAAGATTTGTCGCAAACACAAAACGATCCCGAGATGGCCTCCAAATCATTGTTTGCGATCGGCTGGATTTATGAAAATAAGCTGACGGACAATACGCAGGCCTACGCTGCCTATAAACAATTGCTCGAAAAATTCCCCACCTCTGCTTATTCAAACAAAGTGCGCAAGAAAGTTTCGGCTTTCGAAAAGCAAACCGCCGCGGCAGCAGCCGACAGTAGCTCCGTGCAGCAAAAAGCCAGCGAGGATTTGCGCACGCGCATTGAACAGGATCGCCAAGACGCGCCGGCGCCAATCGAAAAGACAAGAGTCCAAGACGAAAAGCCGCCGGCACAACAGGATAATGCAGAAAAAGTCGACGATGTTAGCCAAGATGATGACGACGATGATGTGCCTCCGCCGAGATAAATTGGCGGTCAAAGAATCTTTTTCAAAAGCGCGCGCATGACGGTAACCTCTGC
It contains:
- a CDS encoding NAD-dependent deacylase, whose translation is MHNFDAKLLALLRGASRVAILTGAGISAESGLPTFRGPGGWWRNYRAEDLATPEAFERDPRLVWEWYRHRRAQVQQHLPNAGHSALAEMQRRAGHLTLVTQCVDRYHQQAGARGVIELHGNLIESRCLQCGAQTEGATEIWRDGLPYCACGGLRRPAVVWFGESLPGAALQQAFRAAEECDIFFSIGTSALVYPAAHLPHLARDAGAAIVEINPEKTPLTPQAHWFLQGRAGEILPGLVQAFS
- a CDS encoding Gx transporter family protein; its protein translation is MRSPTDSRAQKITRTALLAGFGLVMFLFESALPRPLPWAKPGLANIATLIALYALGPTSAWAVTILRVILGSFILGTFFNPGFWLSLAGGLASVLVMTLAQKHGRRAFSIIGVSLLGALAHVLAQITLAGILIVQRLEILYLLPLMLWPALFAGFIVGIVALLLLDHAKVITGDSL
- a CDS encoding tetratricopeptide repeat protein; protein product: MTILKPVLAFIMKFPVLLTAFVLIISLQGCAYFNTYYNTKKLYKEALDERKRRPTTAPDKPTSAEIQKLDKTIEKGSKILQLHPNSKYVDDTLLMLGECFFQKQEYPQALRKFNELTSIFPKSDLVPAALLWKARTYIEQEDFTNAEAVLKDLQNRKKSGDILYQAQYYLAEIYYRQEQYDPAARLFEPAAKKMSDKKLRTEAYLRWGECRFKLKQYHEAAKAYYQASKQDVEIDIKFNAGLSFTRALKADSSYDKALIKLNSMQKEFSNHKDLSWVRFEIADCKLRQGKREEAEDLFAAINANDKRTEASAAAFFVMGDLYQRTKYDYAKAKEAFDKVRSENNRSAYAEEAQRRAKAIDDYQKLKNAISLLEMQQNSPGDEAKLAAALEQKGKSTRASIRRLPSKKLDLSNDPAKLRNDLADQWINLAELYYYQFEQPDSAIYMYQNVIRDFGDTEAAPAAMYALAFLRPSQDSSSTAERDSLLQLLATKYSNTRHGREARKRLGFTDAGEPQAATASEKFRRAEDLLLTNENPQEAIRLLQDLSQTQNDPEMASKSLFAIGWIYENKLTDNTQAYAAYKQLLEKFPTSAYSNKVRKKVSAFEKQTAAAAADSSSVQQKASEDLRTRIEQDRQDAPAPIEKTRVQDEKPPAQQDNAEKVDDVSQDDDDDDVPPPR
- a CDS encoding NusG domain II-containing protein; this encodes MPADRAAMFNTPALPPHSLKRILRQSKWGDYAVAGVFVALASASMWLPSLGPANGQARLAQVLIANIRIREIALQQPQIVSFQGARGEVTLEVAAQRIRVRSSACPNQFCVKQGFVSRPGQMLVCVPNRLVVLITGAQQNELDAITY
- a CDS encoding adenylate/guanylate cyclase domain-containing protein; the protein is MGICHFSCFLAPARPPRAGANTLSPQTMHRRGLPNGRRVALPVVEKPQNWLQRPFKRALQFFSGLEIKYKLSINIAIIVVMVIVFFSALILPIQHRVLDNATMETCTYLLKKLSQSIYSSLLLNNPAEVQLEVARTRQMGVKGLQYILIFDRTGAMIATSDTIKTKRALSPATLEALSQQETISLREDEFYYEFYYPIMARMDAGGGRKPLLGVGCVGFSKQILTEPIVSTQRRILAMAALVIIISVWVIYFFAQKMVDEIHALSHAAREIGNGNLDVSVQPRSSDELGQLAREFNNMIVHLREKLQMQKFLSKLTVQMIHQRGGHRVEPYAGERRDVTILFSDIRNFSAIAEDSEPEQIVRLINIYFDLQTRIIEANGGVVDKFMGDQIMAVFQGPAMVEEAVRAATEIQRAVKELNRQRRAGGEITFELGIGINNGLAVMGNMGSKNRMDYTVIGDVVNIANRLCNLARSGQIIAEYNIARSLNGAYVVNRLDAIVVKGRSKPVEISEIGYEIDHTA
- a CDS encoding tetratricopeptide repeat protein gives rise to the protein MRNCCLFKIKTATILALLLVVQTLTAQTLFNRDGRSARALGLGGAHLIASPDPLAAAWNPALLAALRDVQFALSIDDAFDLTHAGLAGFWPQYGGVGVNVLQLFDGQHELDRLSLGWGKALSPFLSAGLSAHWNRADHGESTESFTTASFGLILHPFGGRIAVSEEFADYDFFNSPLSPYRFAFSLQASDVALGGKHLQTYYKSSMALRLGNRAPSLFASLEWRDDDPFARLGMAVPIVPRFALYSSITDFNSKRSALGGAFLSDRYAFDLAYTFLDKSVRGGLSLRLGASPLERARNHYEAGNKMAEMQNYRAALRELRHYRAYEPEMEKAGQLLQALAIKVASEDRQIRLLLDEARAFELRHRYLSAALNYLQVLKMDRGHREARDRLAVLQPRLDIYLNQLYTRGVQAFEEGNFEVAHKAFENILLVRPDYPKAAYYTAQLKEVRAKQAEEIFLRGLGYYSQKNYPKAITDFEEAINLAPNYTEARENLEKARAGLAQQIKQNDRLFAQARRLQQKQQYLSAYNLYRQILDSDATHEAARQEIKTLQGRIDEFISTKMQAGERAFQRGDLAAAEEQFQAILKMSPGHREANNYRQRIAEAKRGRIESHMRNAMSLFDARLWSRAVEAFERVLEVEPSNKLAASKRNQALSMIDLKDLYEQGERYYNRGQFTQAMELFDRVLAKDPNHVEAKRYLDNSQRQLHLKIEQHFNRGLTYYANEDYDNAIKEWERVLAFNPEHAQSLQYREQARQKLEALQKLMTQ